The Candidatus Thermoplasmatota archaeon genomic sequence TATGGATACTGCCGCTTTGATAGCATATATATCTGAGATTCTTGAACAATACCCAGATCTCCACAAACATTTTACTTCTCAACTGAATGGGTTAAAATCTGAATCATACTCAGTTGCAGTTTCTGATGAAATCCATAAGATCCAAGATGGTGGTACTCAATCAAAAACTACGAATCAGACGTTTCTTGAAAAGATCTATTGGAAGATTTTTAATTATCGGGTCTTTCGGTTGTATCTCAGTACCTGTATATTTTTATACACTCATTCAAAAATAATGTTTTTCCGTACAATTAACTGGGCAATTAAATTACTTCGTTTAGTTAAAGTAGGGATTATTCTTGGGTACATCGATCCAACTCCACAACAACCTGAAAAACCAGAAATTATATTTTCTCAAGACGTAGTTAACAAAACACTTACCGTTGTCAGTGCTAAACCTGATACTCTTCAGTGGTCTGATATTGATGAAATCGGTTCGGGAAGTTGCGATCCGTTTCCGACAGGTACTGTTACTGTCGGTCAACAACTTACTAACTGCTGTGGGATCATCGTTCTTCGATATAAACCTTCAGGTAGTATTGTAGGTGTCTTTGAGTTTCCATAAATTATCGGGATATCTTTTTCTCGTATTCTTTAGCAAAGATTTTTTAGTCGTAATTAAGATATCGCAAGTCAATGCCCTATTATGAAGAAGTCATTCAACAGATTCTTACAAAAAAGATACAGACAAAGCAAGATCTTCATAGTCTCAAACTTAAACTCTGCAAAAAATATAATTTAAAAAAAATACCTTCTGACAGTGAAATTCTTGCTTACATTTCTGACACTTTTTTAGATGATGATGAAACAATACTTTCTCTCCTTCGGAAGAAATCAACACGAACGCTTTCAGGAGTTGCTGTTGTTGCTGTCATGACATCACCGGAGCATTGTCCTCATGGACGATGCGTTCCTTGTCCGGGAGGTCCAACTCATGAAACCCCTCAAAGTTATACAGGTCATGAACCAGCTGCACTCCGTGCAATCAATCATCATTTTGATCCGTACATTCAAGCACGAAGTCGATTAGATCAACTCAAAAGTATTGGTCACCCAGTTGATAAAATTGATTTGATTATTATGGGTGGTACTTTTACAGCTAGAACTCCTTGGTACCAAGAATGGTTCGTGAAAGAATGTTATGATGCTTTGAATAATAAACATTCCCGGTCGTTGTATCGGGCTCAAAAAAATAATGAACATGCGTTATCACGCTGCATTGGGTTAACACTAGAAACGCGACCTGACTGGTTTCGGATGCAACATGCTGATCATGCGCTTCGTTTTGGTGCAACACGAATTGAACTTGGAGTCCAACATATTGACGATTCAATTTTATATAGAATTCATCGAGGTCATACAGTGCATGATATCATTAGTGCCACTCGACTTGCAAAAGAAACAGGATTTAAAGTATGCTACCATATCATGCCTGGTTTACCTGGTTCAAATTCAAAAAAAGATCTTGAAGCGTTTAAAAAACTTTTTACAGATGAAAGATTTCAGCCAGATATGTTAAAAATTTATCCTGTTCTCGTTATTCAAGGGACACAGCTGTACGATCAATGGACAAAAAAGGAATACGAACCATTAACCGTGGAAAAAGCTGCGGTACTTATTGCGAAGATGAAGCAGTTTATTCCTCCCTGGGTTCGGATACAACGTATTCAACGAGATATTCCTGCACAACTTATTTCTGCAGGTATTACGAAAAGTAATCTACGGCAGTATGTTTTAGAAGAATTACAAAAACATGGTAAAACCTGTAAATGCATTCGGTGTCGTGAGATTGGTTTTGCTTCATTGCGTAAAAAAATTGAGATTACAAATATACGATTGGATACCATTCGAACTGAATATTCTGCAAGTGGCGGAAAAGAATTTTTTCTTTCTCTTGAAGATAGTTCTCACGATGTCATTGTTGGTTATTTACGATTGCGAGATGTTGTTTCCTCCCATCGATTAGAGCTCAATCGTGATTCATGTATGATTATTAGAGAGTTAAAAATACTTGGACGAGAATTGTCACTTGGTGATCGAGCAAATGCTGCATGGCAGCATAGAGGATTGGGGAAAAGACTGATATCTGAGGCAGAATCTATTTGTAAGGATGAATTTGGCAGATCTCTTTTATTTGTTTTAAGTGGTGTTGGAGTAAAGCCGTATTACCGAAAACTTGGGTTTGCTGATAACGGTCCTTTTTTGTGTAAAAAACTTTAACTATACTCTTTATTCTGGTGTTGCTTCGTATGAGTAAACTGTTTTTTTCAAAAATATTATAAAGGGTGCTTTCTTTCTGATGCTCATTACTCATTTGTGGGGCGAGGTACATTATGCCGGAATTCATGTGGCATTGGACACAGGATAATAAAAAGATATATACACTGCAGATAGAGCGTGCAGAGCAAGCAATGAAGAAAGGTTTTCTTGTTATGGGCGTTCGAGTGAATTCTGTTTAATCTTGGAAAAACAATTTTTTTTTTAGCCTACGGAAGTTTTTTATCAGTGTTTCCCATTCAGCCTTTTGTTGTTATGTCAGATATGGATTATCTTTCGTTACTGAAACGTGTTCAAAGTATTGCTTCAACAAAAACTGTTGACGATGAGCGGCTAAAAATTCCCAAAGCTGATATTTTTTATGAAGGAAATACAACGGTTATAAAAAATTTCGATAAGATTATCGATATCATCAATCGAGATGCAGATCATCTTTTGAAATTCTTGCTAGGGAATGTTGGTACTGCTGGAGAACTAGATGGAGGACGAGTGATATTCCAAGGAAAAATTCCCGTAAAGACAATTCAGGATAAAATCAATGAATATATCGATATGTTCGTCATCTGTTCTGAATGTAACCGACCCGACACCCATCTTCTTAAAAAAGGACGTACGCTCATGATTCGATGTGATGCATGTGGCGCATTCCGTTCAATTGGTTCATTAAAAAAGAAAAAGATAACGACAACATCGCAGGAGCCCATCAAAGAAGGAATGGTCTATGAGTTAACAATTAAAGATATTGGGAAACGCGGTGATGGTGTTGCATTTCTTGAAAAATATATCATCTATGTTCCAGGGGCGATTAAGGGTTCTACTGTAAAAGTTAAAATCGAAAAAATTTCCGGAACCATGGCATTTGGTCAGATTGTTCAATAACCTGCTCAGGTTGTTGTGCAGGTTATAGAAAAATATATAAATATACGTGCATATTCGATTCTACGTTTGTCAGACAAATGATGTCGTTTGTCGCTTGTTTGACATACATTTGATGTAACGTCGATGTATGTTTGACACCAAAAAGACATCAAACTGACATGCGTATAAAATAATGTGAGGAGAAGCATGGACAACGACCGCATCACAATCCGACTGCCACAAATCTACCTGCGACAAATTGATCTTTTTATCCGTGCAGGGGAATTTACCACTCGATCAGAGGTAGTCAGACATGCGGTTAACGAATTCCTGTCAAATTATGCACAACGTGTTCTTGACAAAGCTGAGAAAATTAAAAAGGTTCAAGAGTTAGAGGCTGCGGTCGAAGCCATCGAACCTTACATAAAAAAATAAAATATGAGAGATACAAAGGGGATGGGATGCACCCCTTGAAGGACGCCTTTCATGAGGCGTCCTTCCAACTACCAGAATAAATAAAATAGGAGGAATGAAAAAAATGGCCGAAGGAAAAACCTTGCAGTCTTTTGTTGAAGCTGCAATTGTAAATAAAGCGAGTGAGGAGAGCAAACTAAAAATTGATGATGATATGTTTGGTACACCCCGTATCACTATCGTTGGTTGCGGTGGTGCTGGAGGAAACACAATTACCCGACTTCATAAACTCGGTGTAAAAGGAGCTGAAACTATAGCAATCAACACTGATCGTATTGCATTGGATCTTGTAGAAGCCGATAAAAAACTTCTCATCGGAAAAAATCTTACCCGCGGGCTTGGTGCAGGTGGTTTCCCTGAAATGGGAGAACGAGCAGCACGAGAATCGAGCA encodes the following:
- a CDS encoding tRNA uridine(34) 5-carboxymethylaminomethyl modification radical SAM/GNAT enzyme Elp3, with protein sequence MPYYEEVIQQILTKKIQTKQDLHSLKLKLCKKYNLKKIPSDSEILAYISDTFLDDDETILSLLRKKSTRTLSGVAVVAVMTSPEHCPHGRCVPCPGGPTHETPQSYTGHEPAALRAINHHFDPYIQARSRLDQLKSIGHPVDKIDLIIMGGTFTARTPWYQEWFVKECYDALNNKHSRSLYRAQKNNEHALSRCIGLTLETRPDWFRMQHADHALRFGATRIELGVQHIDDSILYRIHRGHTVHDIISATRLAKETGFKVCYHIMPGLPGSNSKKDLEAFKKLFTDERFQPDMLKIYPVLVIQGTQLYDQWTKKEYEPLTVEKAAVLIAKMKQFIPPWVRIQRIQRDIPAQLISAGITKSNLRQYVLEELQKHGKTCKCIRCREIGFASLRKKIEITNIRLDTIRTEYSASGGKEFFLSLEDSSHDVIVGYLRLRDVVSSHRLELNRDSCMIIRELKILGRELSLGDRANAAWQHRGLGKRLISEAESICKDEFGRSLLFVLSGVGVKPYYRKLGFADNGPFLCKKL
- a CDS encoding ribbon-helix-helix domain-containing protein; this translates as MDNDRITIRLPQIYLRQIDLFIRAGEFTTRSEVVRHAVNEFLSNYAQRVLDKAEKIKKVQELEAAVEAIEPYIKK
- a CDS encoding translation initiation factor IF-2 subunit beta, yielding MDYLSLLKRVQSIASTKTVDDERLKIPKADIFYEGNTTVIKNFDKIIDIINRDADHLLKFLLGNVGTAGELDGGRVIFQGKIPVKTIQDKINEYIDMFVICSECNRPDTHLLKKGRTLMIRCDACGAFRSIGSLKKKKITTTSQEPIKEGMVYELTIKDIGKRGDGVAFLEKYIIYVPGAIKGSTVKVKIEKISGTMAFGQIVQ